One part of the Streptomyces ferrugineus genome encodes these proteins:
- a CDS encoding acyltransferase domain-containing protein, with product MLPDTDELAEVLLDLSVPHEDVNDLVRMGRRVTDDPELRQFLQRSVDELVRGMGEVGGAVDLPDLDWASGPLQRCFPVYVFVAALPYTRAYHRERGIPADVSRRTLADLGRNMAVHRRRHGRAGLQAPWWLIHHFRGELYQLGRLQFERARLGQRTGTRLAVTGLDVGPDSLCLNLHIPDFQGPMSPVAVERSLAMAREFFPLHFPRERYRVVTCHSWLLDAQLKNYLPADSNIVRFQQRFRLAREDRELADTEPVQFVFGDPELPIESLPRGTAVERAVGDHLRAGGHWYIGHGWLPFDRNG from the coding sequence GTGCTGCCGGACACCGATGAACTGGCCGAAGTGCTGCTCGACCTCTCCGTGCCCCACGAGGACGTCAACGACCTGGTGCGGATGGGTCGGCGGGTGACGGACGACCCCGAGCTGCGGCAGTTCCTTCAGCGGTCCGTCGATGAGCTGGTCCGGGGGATGGGCGAGGTCGGCGGCGCCGTCGACCTGCCCGATCTCGACTGGGCCTCGGGGCCCCTGCAGCGCTGCTTTCCCGTGTACGTGTTCGTGGCGGCGCTGCCGTACACGCGCGCCTACCACCGCGAGCGCGGCATCCCGGCCGACGTCTCCCGGCGCACCCTGGCCGACCTCGGGCGGAACATGGCCGTGCACCGCAGACGGCACGGCCGGGCGGGACTGCAGGCCCCGTGGTGGCTCATCCACCACTTCCGCGGCGAGCTGTACCAGCTGGGCCGACTGCAGTTCGAGCGGGCGCGGCTCGGGCAGCGTACGGGGACCAGGCTCGCGGTGACGGGGCTCGATGTCGGGCCGGACTCGCTCTGCCTCAATCTGCACATACCCGACTTCCAGGGGCCGATGTCCCCGGTCGCCGTCGAGCGGTCGCTGGCGATGGCCCGGGAGTTCTTCCCCCTGCACTTCCCGCGGGAGCGGTACCGGGTGGTGACCTGCCACTCCTGGCTGCTGGACGCACAGCTCAAGAACTACCTGCCCGCCGACTCCAACATCGTCCGGTTCCAGCAGCGGTTCCGCCTCGCCCGTGAGGACCGGGAACTGGCCGACACCGAGCCGGTCCAATTCGTCTTCGGGGACCCCGAGTTGCCGATCGAGAGCCTGCCGCGCGGCACGGCCGTGGAGCGGGCGGTCGGGGACCATCTGCGGGCGGGCGGGCACTGGTACATCGGGCATGGCTGGCTGCCGTTCGACAGGAACGGCTGA
- a CDS encoding DUF6343 family protein: MRTGSEPTTARSALRVRFWLCVWGLLWAVFGTAAFALAGRPGWAVACGVLWLVITIDMVMVLRHIRQGPHYQPGRDIPPYSPVENLPHRPQGPPSEYRPPRPPPGNRAP; encoded by the coding sequence ATGCGTACGGGCAGTGAGCCGACGACGGCACGCAGTGCGCTGCGGGTCCGGTTCTGGCTGTGCGTGTGGGGCCTGCTGTGGGCGGTCTTCGGCACCGCCGCGTTCGCGCTCGCGGGCCGCCCGGGGTGGGCGGTGGCCTGCGGGGTGCTGTGGCTGGTGATCACGATCGACATGGTGATGGTTCTCAGGCACATCCGCCAAGGCCCGCACTACCAGCCGGGCCGCGACATACCGCCGTACTCCCCGGTCGAGAACCTTCCCCACCGCCCGCAGGGGCCACCCTCCGAGTACCGCCCGCCCCGGCCACCGCCGGGGAACCGCGCCCCCTAG
- a CDS encoding DoxX family protein, translating to MSESTASVTTVTTVTSRPVIAESATPRGRRARIALRGLQILLALFYAVASALPKLIAHPSAAEGFEELGWGSAGMYTIGALELAGAVALLIPVLQSVAAMALSALMVGAFVVTITAFDGENAATPLILIVPLALIAWARRSSNADLLRLVRRRA from the coding sequence ATGTCCGAGAGCACCGCCTCCGTCACCACCGTCACCACCGTCACCTCCCGCCCCGTCATCGCCGAGTCCGCGACGCCGCGCGGCCGCCGCGCCCGGATCGCCCTGCGCGGCCTTCAGATCCTGCTCGCCCTCTTCTACGCCGTCGCGAGCGCGCTGCCCAAGCTGATCGCGCACCCGTCGGCGGCCGAGGGCTTCGAGGAGCTCGGCTGGGGCAGCGCGGGGATGTACACCATCGGTGCCCTCGAACTGGCCGGTGCCGTCGCGCTGTTGATCCCGGTGCTGCAGTCGGTGGCGGCGATGGCGCTGAGCGCGCTGATGGTGGGCGCCTTCGTCGTCACCATCACCGCCTTCGACGGCGAGAACGCGGCGACGCCGCTGATCCTGATCGTGCCGCTGGCCCTGATCGCCTGGGCACGGCGGAGTTCCAACGCGGACCTGCTGCGGCTGGTACGACGACGCGCGTGA
- a CDS encoding tetratricopeptide repeat protein has product MPETSGSTGRTPETHVIDFRAAEQLLAARDPRGAVKLLDGVIAAHPENTAARLLRARAFFAAAQLRPAELEFTIVLEREPDNAFAHFALARTYERQGRHDQAKRHFRLAAALDPNPRFLKAARFDA; this is encoded by the coding sequence GTGCCCGAGACCAGCGGTTCCACCGGACGTACCCCGGAGACGCATGTCATCGACTTCCGTGCCGCCGAGCAACTGCTGGCCGCGCGGGATCCGCGGGGCGCGGTGAAGCTGCTGGACGGGGTCATCGCCGCGCACCCGGAGAACACCGCGGCCCGGCTGCTGCGCGCGCGTGCCTTCTTCGCCGCGGCGCAACTGCGGCCCGCCGAGCTGGAGTTCACCATCGTCCTGGAGCGCGAGCCGGACAACGCGTTCGCGCACTTCGCGCTCGCCCGCACCTACGAGCGGCAGGGCCGGCACGACCAGGCCAAGCGCCACTTCCGGCTGGCCGCCGCGCTCGACCCGAACCCCCGGTTCCTGAAGGCGGCGCGGTTCGACGCGTGA